The following coding sequences are from one Halomonas sp. HAL1 window:
- a CDS encoding D-2-hydroxyacid dehydrogenase, which yields MSNAVILDAQSLGPGINLSAIRESVTHLEVFEQSTTQQALERLADADIAIVNKVVLDAETLQQLPKLRLICVLATGLNNIDLETAKEQNIEVKNVAAYGTASVSQHTLMLMLTLANRLPLYQRDVAAGEWQRSAFFCLQDYPTLQLSDKHLVMVGQGELGTEVARLAEAFGMRVTFAARPGNEANDKRPALDDLLPEADVISLHCPLSDATKHLINRQRLTSAKPSLLLINCARGGVIDEVAALEALRSGKLGGLGVDVLPAEPPRDGHPLLDALHEPLNLIVTPHNAWITPEARQNIVSLTANNIREWKSA from the coding sequence ATGTCTAATGCAGTAATACTGGACGCGCAAAGCCTCGGCCCAGGGATCAACTTAAGCGCTATTAGAGAGTCAGTCACACACCTTGAGGTGTTTGAGCAAAGTACCACCCAGCAAGCACTTGAACGCCTAGCGGATGCCGACATCGCCATTGTTAACAAGGTGGTACTTGACGCTGAAACGTTACAGCAGTTGCCTAAACTCAGGCTGATATGTGTGCTCGCTACGGGGCTTAATAATATCGATCTTGAAACGGCAAAAGAGCAGAATATCGAGGTTAAAAACGTCGCGGCTTACGGCACCGCCAGTGTTTCTCAGCATACCTTGATGCTGATGCTGACATTAGCCAATCGGCTTCCGCTTTATCAGCGTGATGTCGCGGCAGGCGAATGGCAGCGTAGCGCCTTTTTCTGTTTGCAAGACTACCCAACACTGCAGTTGTCAGATAAACATTTAGTCATGGTGGGGCAAGGTGAGCTAGGCACAGAAGTGGCACGCCTAGCGGAGGCGTTTGGCATGCGCGTGACCTTCGCCGCCAGGCCGGGCAATGAAGCCAATGATAAGCGTCCTGCGCTGGATGACCTGCTCCCAGAAGCAGATGTGATCAGCCTACATTGCCCGCTTAGTGACGCTACTAAGCATTTGATTAATCGACAGCGTCTGACCAGTGCAAAGCCATCACTACTGCTGATCAACTGCGCCCGCGGCGGAGTTATCGACGAAGTCGCTGCACTAGAGGCGCTGCGCAGTGGCAAGCTGGGCGGCTTGGGCGTTGATGTACTGCCTGCAGAACCGCCCAGAGACGGCCATCCACTGCTCGATGCACTTCACGAGCCGCTCAACTTAATCGTAACGCCTCACAACGCCTGGATTACACCGGAAGCGCGCCAGAATATTGTCAGCCTGACGGCGAATAATATCCGCGAATGGAAAAGTGCTTAA
- a CDS encoding FmdB family zinc ribbon protein — translation MPIYEYECKACGHRLEKLQKISADPLKDCPTCQSDGLERLVSAAGFRLAGGGWYETDFKTGSKKNLVADGKTASTETAKSSDSSATPKSVTPSDKGAAA, via the coding sequence ATGCCCATCTATGAATATGAGTGCAAGGCCTGTGGCCATCGCCTGGAAAAATTGCAAAAAATTAGTGCCGATCCGTTGAAGGATTGCCCTACATGCCAAAGCGATGGCTTGGAACGGCTGGTCTCGGCCGCGGGTTTCCGCTTGGCCGGCGGCGGTTGGTACGAAACCGATTTCAAAACGGGTAGCAAAAAGAATCTGGTTGCTGATGGTAAAACTGCCTCCACAGAGACCGCTAAATCAAGTGATTCCAGTGCTACTCCCAAAAGCGTTACTCCCAGTGACAAAGGCGCCGCAGCATAA
- the aspS gene encoding aspartate--tRNA ligase: protein MRSHYCGQLNETLVDQTVTVCGWVHRRRDHGGVIFLDMRDRDGIAQFVVDPDTAEAFATADRARSEYVLRITGRVRLRPEGTQNATMPTGMIEILAKEVEVLNTAITPPFQLDEHGKVGEEVRLKHRYIDLRRPDMIEKLRLRSSISHNVRAYLESQGFLDIETPVLTRATPEGARDYLVPSRTHAGSFFALPQSPQLFKQLLMVAGFDRYYQIAKCFRDEDLRADRQPEFTQIDIEASFVEESDIMGITESMIRQLFQDVLKAELPEFPRMTWQEAMDRFGSDKPDLRIPLELTDVDDLMQQVDFKVFSGPASADDGRVAALKVPGGAKLSRKEIDEYTKFVGIYGAKGLAWIKVNERAKGLEGLQSPIVKFMENIVEELLDRVGAEDGDIIFFGADKTRIVNEAIGALRVKLGADLELYTQEWAPLWVVDFPMFEADDNGRLSPLHHPFTAPSCSPEELKADPASALSRAYDMVLNGTELGGGSIRIHDQTMQSTVFEILGIGEEEAQEKFGFLLDALQYGAPPHGGLAFGLDRLVMLMVGAKTIREVIAFPKTQSAACLMTNAPGEVSPEQLKDLNIRLRQKAKPETATE, encoded by the coding sequence ATGCGCAGCCATTATTGCGGCCAGCTAAACGAAACTTTGGTGGATCAAACGGTTACGGTATGCGGATGGGTTCATCGCCGCCGCGACCACGGTGGGGTCATTTTCCTCGACATGCGCGATCGCGATGGCATCGCTCAGTTCGTGGTCGACCCTGATACCGCCGAGGCGTTCGCCACTGCCGACCGTGCCCGCAGTGAGTATGTCCTGCGTATCACTGGACGTGTTCGGCTGCGCCCTGAAGGTACTCAAAACGCCACCATGCCCACAGGCATGATTGAAATATTGGCGAAAGAGGTCGAAGTACTCAACACTGCGATTACACCGCCTTTCCAACTGGATGAGCATGGCAAGGTAGGCGAAGAGGTGCGCTTAAAGCACCGTTATATCGACCTTCGCCGTCCGGACATGATTGAGAAGCTACGCCTGCGTTCGAGCATTTCTCACAACGTACGTGCTTATCTCGAAAGCCAGGGCTTCCTGGATATCGAAACACCGGTACTCACGCGTGCCACGCCTGAAGGTGCCCGCGATTACCTGGTGCCAAGCCGTACCCACGCGGGAAGTTTCTTTGCACTGCCCCAGTCACCACAGCTCTTTAAGCAGCTGTTGATGGTGGCCGGTTTTGACCGCTATTACCAAATCGCCAAGTGCTTCCGCGATGAAGATCTGCGCGCCGACCGTCAGCCTGAGTTCACTCAGATTGATATTGAAGCGTCGTTTGTGGAAGAGAGCGACATCATGGGCATTACTGAATCCATGATTCGTCAGCTATTCCAGGACGTGTTAAAAGCCGAACTACCTGAATTTCCGCGCATGACTTGGCAGGAAGCAATGGATCGCTTTGGCTCTGATAAGCCGGATCTGCGCATCCCGCTTGAATTGACTGATGTCGACGATCTGATGCAGCAAGTCGATTTCAAAGTTTTCTCTGGCCCGGCCAGCGCGGATGATGGTCGTGTAGCGGCGCTGAAAGTACCCGGTGGCGCTAAGCTGTCGCGTAAAGAGATCGACGAATACACCAAGTTTGTCGGCATCTACGGTGCCAAGGGCTTGGCGTGGATCAAGGTCAACGAGCGCGCTAAAGGACTTGAGGGTCTGCAGTCGCCGATCGTTAAGTTCATGGAAAATATTGTTGAAGAGTTGCTCGATCGGGTAGGCGCTGAAGATGGCGATATCATCTTCTTTGGTGCAGATAAAACCCGTATCGTCAACGAAGCCATTGGCGCGCTGCGCGTCAAACTGGGCGCTGACCTTGAGCTCTACACTCAGGAATGGGCACCGCTGTGGGTAGTCGACTTCCCGATGTTTGAAGCTGACGACAATGGCCGCCTCAGCCCGCTTCACCACCCCTTTACCGCGCCTTCTTGCAGCCCGGAAGAGCTAAAGGCCGACCCAGCGAGCGCACTTTCGCGCGCTTACGATATGGTGCTCAACGGTACCGAATTGGGCGGCGGCTCTATTCGTATCCACGACCAAACCATGCAGAGCACCGTTTTCGAGATCCTCGGTATTGGTGAAGAAGAAGCTCAAGAAAAATTCGGCTTCTTGCTGGATGCGCTTCAGTACGGCGCGCCGCCCCATGGTGGCTTAGCCTTTGGTTTGGACCGCCTCGTCATGCTGATGGTGGGTGCTAAGACTATTCGTGAAGTCATCGCCTTCCCGAAAACCCAAAGCGCTGCTTGCTTAATGACGAATGCCCCAGGCGAAGTCAGTCCTGAACAGTTAAAAGATTTAAACATCCGTCTACGCCAGAAGGCCAAGCCGGAAACAGCCACCGAATAA
- the ruvC gene encoding crossover junction endodeoxyribonuclease RuvC, with the protein MDEKKSANPVRILGIDPGSRVTGYGVIDVVGVKPCYVASGCIRTAEGALEQRLAQIYSGLSEVVGLHRPNQVAIERVFMAKNPDSALKLGQARGAALVCMANHGLSLAEYAARQIKQAVTGQGGADKEQVQHMVTAILQLSATPQADAADALAIALTHAFSGYGLPAAPTRARRRSTGRWRL; encoded by the coding sequence ATGGATGAGAAAAAGTCTGCTAATCCTGTCCGTATCCTGGGTATTGACCCAGGGTCACGCGTGACAGGGTATGGGGTAATCGACGTGGTCGGTGTGAAGCCCTGCTACGTGGCAAGTGGTTGTATTCGCACGGCGGAAGGGGCGCTAGAACAACGACTGGCACAGATTTATTCCGGTCTTAGCGAAGTCGTCGGTTTGCATCGGCCCAACCAAGTGGCTATTGAGCGTGTCTTTATGGCCAAAAACCCTGATTCGGCGCTCAAGCTGGGCCAAGCGCGGGGGGCGGCGCTTGTCTGCATGGCCAATCATGGATTGAGCCTTGCCGAGTACGCCGCGCGGCAGATTAAACAGGCGGTGACAGGCCAGGGCGGCGCGGACAAAGAGCAAGTCCAGCATATGGTGACCGCTATTCTGCAGCTTTCTGCTACTCCCCAGGCTGATGCCGCAGATGCATTAGCGATTGCGTTAACGCATGCCTTTAGTGGCTACGGCCTACCCGCCGCGCCAACGCGGGCCCGTCGTCGCTCCACAGGCCGCTGGCGGCTGTAA
- the ruvA gene encoding Holliday junction branch migration protein RuvA, producing the protein MIGRLSGQLLAKQPPWIVIDVHGVGYELETSMNTLVALPAVGESVSLFTHLTIRDDAHLLYGFGREHERALFRALIKVNGVGPKLALAILSGMDEDAFMRCVRDDDSKALTTLPGVGKKTAERLIIEMRDRFPEWEDGSNALLPLEAANGRASARDSLADAEAALVSLGYKLTEASKMLADIDPNQSTEALIKAALTQRMSG; encoded by the coding sequence ATGATTGGACGTCTAAGTGGCCAGTTACTGGCAAAGCAACCTCCCTGGATTGTGATCGACGTTCATGGTGTAGGCTATGAGCTGGAAACCTCGATGAATACGCTGGTAGCACTGCCTGCCGTCGGTGAAAGCGTTTCATTATTTACTCATCTAACAATTCGTGACGATGCTCATTTGCTATATGGGTTTGGTAGAGAGCATGAACGAGCGCTTTTCCGCGCGCTGATCAAAGTCAATGGGGTGGGGCCCAAGCTGGCGTTAGCGATTTTATCAGGTATGGATGAAGACGCCTTTATGCGCTGTGTGCGTGATGATGACAGCAAGGCGTTGACAACACTGCCGGGGGTGGGCAAGAAAACCGCCGAGCGGCTGATTATCGAAATGCGTGACCGCTTCCCCGAGTGGGAAGATGGCAGTAACGCACTACTGCCTCTAGAGGCCGCTAATGGCCGAGCATCCGCCCGTGATAGCCTTGCCGATGCAGAAGCCGCCTTAGTCAGCTTGGGGTACAAGCTGACTGAGGCATCGAAAATGCTCGCCGACATTGACCCTAATCAGTCCACCGAAGCACTGATTAAAGCCGCGCTCACCCAACGCATGAGCGGCTAA
- the ruvB gene encoding Holliday junction branch migration DNA helicase RuvB, translating to MLEHDRLIAAEPEQGEGRIDYAIRPKRLDDYIGQPRVREQLEIFIGAARLREESLDHTLVFGPPGLGKTTLAHIIATEMGVGMKSTSGPVLERAGDLAAMLTNLEPGDVLFIDEIHRLSPVVEEVLYPAMEDFQLDIMIGEGPAARSIKLDLPRFTLVGATTRAGLLTSPLRDRFGIVQRLEFYNLEELTEIVSRSARLLGVETSHDGAIEIARRSRGTPRIANRLLRRVRDYAEMKGNGVVDVAIADAALNMLNVDHHGLDHMDRRLLLAMIDKFDGGPVGIDSLAAAISEERDTIEDVIEPYLIQQGLMMRTPRGRVVTRQAWLHFERVPHEQATDMEGERRP from the coding sequence ATGCTAGAACACGATCGGCTGATCGCCGCTGAGCCCGAACAGGGGGAGGGGCGCATTGATTACGCAATTCGCCCTAAGCGGCTGGATGACTATATTGGCCAGCCGCGTGTCCGCGAGCAGTTGGAAATCTTTATTGGCGCCGCACGGCTGCGTGAAGAGAGCCTGGACCACACGTTGGTATTTGGCCCGCCTGGGTTAGGTAAAACGACACTTGCGCATATTATTGCCACCGAGATGGGGGTCGGAATGAAGTCGACCTCTGGCCCGGTGTTGGAGCGGGCGGGGGATCTCGCTGCCATGCTGACCAATCTTGAGCCTGGCGATGTGCTTTTTATCGATGAAATTCATCGTCTTTCGCCGGTGGTCGAAGAAGTGCTATACCCGGCCATGGAAGATTTTCAGCTGGATATCATGATTGGCGAGGGTCCGGCTGCGCGCTCTATCAAGCTGGATTTGCCCCGCTTTACCCTGGTGGGGGCGACGACGCGGGCAGGTTTATTGACCTCTCCACTGCGCGACCGGTTTGGCATCGTTCAGCGGCTTGAGTTTTATAATCTTGAAGAGCTAACTGAAATTGTTTCGCGCTCGGCGCGCCTGTTGGGGGTTGAAACTAGCCACGACGGCGCGATTGAAATCGCCCGCCGCTCCCGCGGTACGCCACGAATCGCTAATCGGCTATTACGCCGTGTGCGTGATTACGCTGAAATGAAAGGCAACGGTGTGGTCGATGTCGCCATAGCCGATGCTGCCCTCAATATGCTCAATGTGGACCACCACGGCCTGGATCATATGGATCGACGGTTACTGCTGGCCATGATCGACAAATTTGACGGCGGGCCAGTGGGCATTGACTCGCTCGCCGCTGCTATCAGTGAAGAGCGTGACACCATTGAAGATGTGATTGAGCCCTATCTGATTCAACAGGGCCTAATGATGCGTACACCACGCGGGCGTGTCGTGACCCGCCAAGCGTGGCTGCACTTTGAACGTGTGCCCCACGAGCAGGCGACCGACATGGAAGGGGAGCGCCGTCCGTGA
- the ybgC gene encoding tol-pal system-associated acyl-CoA thioesterase, with protein sequence MSDLANDSYRLPLRVYMEDTDAGGIVYYVNYLKFMERARSEWLRQLNLNQQTLLDEGTQLVVYRLACHYAKPACLDDMLEISTHVTDIGRCRMTFEQQVWRNEELLCSATVEIACLSVERMRPKAWPESLNSLIRAS encoded by the coding sequence GTGAGTGATTTGGCTAACGATAGTTATCGCCTGCCGCTGCGTGTTTATATGGAAGATACTGACGCAGGCGGCATTGTCTACTACGTTAACTACTTGAAGTTTATGGAACGGGCGCGTAGCGAATGGCTACGCCAATTGAACCTAAATCAGCAAACGCTGCTAGACGAAGGCACGCAGCTAGTGGTATACCGCTTGGCCTGTCACTATGCGAAACCGGCTTGCCTCGATGACATGCTGGAGATTAGTACTCATGTCACCGACATTGGTCGCTGTCGAATGACATTTGAACAGCAAGTTTGGCGTAATGAGGAACTCCTCTGCTCAGCGACAGTCGAGATAGCCTGCTTGAGCGTCGAGCGTATGCGACCTAAAGCATGGCCAGAATCGCTTAATAGTTTGATCCGGGCCTCTTAA
- the tolQ gene encoding protein TolQ — MNDNTMSIPHLIMNASTVVQLVMLLLLVGSILSWVVIFQRSIAMRRAKQEYNQFEESFWSGVDLNELYREIPADDPRHGAEHIFQAGFREFNRLMPKTRDADTVLEGVQRSMRVAWSREEDRLTQHLVFLATVASASPYIGLFGTVWGIMGSFQALSLTQQATLATVAPWIAEALIATAMGLFAAIPAVIFYNRLSNTSSRLLGKYEDFAEEFHAILHRNLQGRDGKPSAS, encoded by the coding sequence GTGAACGATAACACCATGTCCATTCCCCACTTAATAATGAATGCCAGCACCGTGGTGCAGCTGGTTATGTTGCTACTGTTGGTGGGGTCGATCCTCTCTTGGGTGGTGATTTTCCAGCGTAGTATTGCAATGCGTCGTGCCAAGCAAGAGTACAACCAGTTTGAGGAGTCTTTTTGGTCGGGTGTCGACTTAAATGAACTCTACCGTGAAATCCCCGCTGATGATCCACGCCATGGTGCCGAGCATATTTTTCAAGCAGGGTTTCGCGAGTTTAACCGCTTAATGCCTAAAACCCGGGATGCAGATACCGTATTGGAAGGCGTGCAACGCAGCATGCGCGTTGCCTGGTCACGTGAAGAAGATCGTCTAACCCAACATCTGGTGTTTCTGGCGACGGTTGCGTCTGCCAGCCCCTATATCGGTCTTTTCGGTACCGTATGGGGCATCATGGGGTCATTCCAAGCGCTGTCACTGACCCAACAAGCGACGCTCGCAACGGTTGCTCCCTGGATTGCTGAAGCATTGATCGCGACGGCCATGGGTCTGTTTGCGGCTATCCCAGCGGTCATTTTTTATAACCGCTTGTCCAATACATCTTCTCGCTTACTCGGTAAATATGAAGATTTTGCCGAGGAGTTCCACGCTATCCTGCACCGTAATTTGCAAGGTCGTGATGGCAAGCCAAGCGCGAGTTAA
- the tolR gene encoding protein TolR has product MQGPFNRSGKGKPMAEINVVPFIDVMLVLLVVFMITAPMLTQGVQVELPQVTSQPIETQEDNDPIVISVDSEGGYFITLGEDSNSVSLDEMAARVTTILERRPGTPVMVRGDRNVAYGQIVVLMSTLQGAGVANVGLLSEPPQDG; this is encoded by the coding sequence ATGCAAGGACCTTTCAATCGCAGCGGTAAAGGCAAACCAATGGCGGAGATCAATGTGGTCCCTTTCATTGACGTCATGCTGGTGCTGCTCGTTGTGTTTATGATTACGGCGCCCATGTTAACCCAGGGCGTACAAGTTGAATTGCCGCAAGTCACCTCTCAGCCTATAGAGACGCAGGAAGATAATGACCCCATTGTCATTTCGGTTGATAGCGAGGGTGGGTATTTCATCACATTGGGGGAAGACTCCAACTCAGTCTCGCTGGATGAGATGGCCGCGCGGGTAACCACGATTTTAGAGCGACGTCCCGGCACGCCAGTAATGGTGCGTGGTGACCGCAATGTGGCCTATGGACAAATTGTTGTCTTGATGAGCACATTACAAGGTGCTGGTGTGGCTAACGTGGGGCTGCTTTCTGAGCCGCCGCAAGATGGGTAA
- the tolA gene encoding cell envelope integrity protein TolA, which yields MAVNTPRDPQDVGYKWPTVLAITVHVAIVVFSLISLPTRNAEPDSSSIVQATLVSTETFTDQAQQATEQQAAMNAPAEAPTEPDAPAEPSASEQQAAAEQQAAEEAAQQAAEEEAQALEAAREAAEAEAERRAQEATEQAEQQAAEAAEREAEAEAAAERQREVEEARRQQEAAEQQRQEEAEAERAREAAEQQRQEEEAAEREREAAEQQRQEEAEAERQREAEEERLREEEAAQREREAEAQRQREAEEQQRREAEAERQRQAAEAAEEAMQRQLAGEAEAAANAQQAEQAANSFINIVRRAVEQAWLIPAGASDSMSATLQVRLGPSGEVLATSIVTSSGDSAFDRSVMQAVEHAAPFGELRDLPADQQRNLRQFNLRFTPGDVR from the coding sequence ATGGCAGTAAATACTCCGCGTGATCCTCAAGATGTCGGCTATAAGTGGCCGACTGTGCTGGCGATAACTGTGCACGTTGCGATTGTCGTGTTTAGCTTAATCAGTTTGCCGACCCGCAACGCAGAGCCCGATAGCTCTTCGATTGTTCAAGCAACGCTGGTGAGTACAGAGACCTTTACCGACCAGGCTCAGCAGGCAACGGAACAACAAGCGGCGATGAATGCACCGGCTGAAGCGCCTACTGAGCCCGATGCACCAGCAGAGCCGTCGGCCAGTGAGCAGCAAGCCGCCGCCGAACAGCAAGCGGCCGAAGAAGCTGCCCAGCAGGCAGCCGAAGAGGAAGCGCAAGCATTAGAAGCCGCGCGAGAGGCAGCTGAAGCAGAGGCAGAGCGCCGGGCTCAAGAAGCGACAGAGCAGGCTGAGCAACAAGCCGCTGAGGCTGCTGAACGCGAGGCCGAGGCGGAAGCCGCTGCTGAGCGTCAACGTGAAGTCGAAGAGGCGCGCCGCCAGCAAGAGGCTGCCGAGCAGCAACGCCAGGAGGAGGCAGAAGCCGAACGTGCGCGTGAAGCGGCAGAGCAGCAGCGCCAGGAAGAGGAAGCAGCCGAACGTGAACGTGAAGCGGCAGAGCAGCAGCGCCAGGAAGAAGCAGAAGCCGAGCGTCAACGTGAAGCCGAAGAAGAGCGGCTTCGTGAAGAGGAGGCGGCCCAGCGAGAGCGAGAGGCGGAAGCTCAGCGTCAACGTGAGGCAGAAGAGCAGCAGCGCCGAGAAGCCGAAGCAGAGCGCCAACGCCAGGCTGCAGAAGCCGCAGAGGAGGCTATGCAACGACAGCTGGCGGGTGAGGCAGAAGCCGCGGCCAATGCTCAGCAGGCTGAGCAGGCAGCCAATAGCTTTATCAATATTGTCCGTCGCGCTGTTGAGCAGGCGTGGTTGATTCCTGCCGGTGCAAGTGATTCGATGAGTGCTACCCTACAAGTGAGGCTAGGACCGTCTGGAGAAGTATTGGCAACATCGATCGTGACATCCAGCGGCGATAGTGCTTTTGACCGGTCTGTGATGCAGGCCGTGGAACATGCTGCACCGTTTGGTGAATTGAGAGATTTACCAGCCGATCAGCAGCGTAATTTACGTCAGTTTAATCTGCGATTTACCCCGGGGGATGTTCGCTGA
- the tolB gene encoding Tol-Pal system beta propeller repeat protein TolB produces MQSLSKVWLFCVLLLVSSVASANLTIEITRGSDQALPIGVVPFAGSDGMPEDVAQIVQDDLERSGYFDPLERSAMFEQPNQSDDVQFDTWRSLDVRYLVVGRAEQTNGGFEIQFELMDISGQRRMIGETVTVRGNDLRGAAHYISDQIFEAITDIRGAFSTKIAYVTAQGIGDNMQFGLYVADADGRRSEQVLTSDEPIMSPAWSPDGTKLAYVSFETERPAIYIQDVATGQRIKATSFDGINGAPAWSPDGRRIAMSLSKDGQPEIYIMDVANRSVERITNNNSIDTEPAWAPDGRSLLFTSDRSGGPQLYQYAMGGGEAERLTFTGNYNARGRYSPDGEQIFLIHRSSNGYQVAKQDLSGNRLVVLSESTRDESPSVAPNGTMVIFATQQGNSGVLSAVSADGRSSFRLPSAQGDVRDPAWSPFLN; encoded by the coding sequence ATGCAAAGCTTGAGCAAAGTGTGGTTGTTCTGTGTGCTGCTGCTAGTCAGCAGTGTAGCGAGTGCCAATTTAACCATTGAAATCACGCGTGGCAGCGATCAAGCGCTGCCTATCGGCGTAGTACCGTTCGCAGGTTCAGACGGAATGCCCGAAGATGTTGCGCAGATTGTCCAAGATGACCTTGAGCGTAGTGGCTATTTTGATCCGCTAGAGCGTAGCGCGATGTTTGAACAGCCCAATCAATCTGACGATGTTCAATTCGATACTTGGCGTTCATTAGACGTACGCTACTTAGTCGTAGGTAGGGCAGAACAGACCAACGGCGGTTTTGAAATACAGTTTGAGCTGATGGATATTAGCGGTCAGCGCCGGATGATTGGTGAAACCGTGACGGTGAGAGGCAATGACTTGCGCGGTGCCGCTCACTATATCAGTGACCAAATCTTTGAAGCGATTACTGATATTCGTGGTGCGTTTTCAACTAAAATTGCCTATGTCACCGCACAGGGTATTGGTGACAACATGCAGTTCGGCCTGTACGTTGCCGATGCCGATGGACGTCGTAGTGAGCAAGTATTGACCTCTGACGAACCCATTATGTCGCCCGCATGGTCACCGGATGGCACAAAGCTTGCTTATGTTTCGTTTGAAACTGAGCGCCCAGCTATCTATATTCAAGATGTAGCAACAGGCCAGCGGATAAAAGCAACGTCATTTGATGGTATCAATGGCGCGCCAGCGTGGTCGCCTGATGGTCGTCGTATCGCGATGTCTCTCTCCAAAGACGGCCAGCCAGAAATCTATATTATGGATGTGGCTAACCGCTCAGTAGAGCGTATTACCAATAACAACAGCATTGATACTGAGCCTGCTTGGGCACCCGATGGTCGTAGCTTGCTGTTTACCTCTGATCGTAGTGGTGGCCCTCAGCTTTACCAGTATGCAATGGGGGGAGGAGAAGCCGAACGCTTGACGTTTACGGGTAATTACAATGCGCGCGGTCGCTACTCACCAGATGGCGAACAGATATTCTTGATCCACCGTTCAAGCAATGGCTATCAAGTGGCAAAGCAAGATCTAAGCGGTAACCGCTTGGTCGTACTTAGTGAATCAACAAGAGATGAATCTCCTAGTGTTGCGCCGAACGGGACCATGGTAATCTTCGCTACCCAACAGGGTAATAGTGGGGTGCTAAGTGCTGTTTCTGCCGATGGCCGCTCATCCTTTAGACTGCCATCAGCACAGGGCGATGTACGTGACCCAGCTTGGTCACCCTTCTTAAATTGA
- the pal gene encoding peptidoglycan-associated lipoprotein Pal, with translation MQLKPLARSLAAALSIVVIAGCSSTGGTQDGDSYGSQDGSTTGSSTSGTGTGSQYGSSSGSGSSSGQQADSRIPEVRTIYFDYDRDTIKSEYESVVMSHARYLRANPSAQVVLHGHTDERGTREYNMALGERRANAVERFLNIQGVSPSQMSVVSYGEERPAVNGQDESAYSQNRRVVFNY, from the coding sequence ATGCAACTTAAACCGTTGGCTCGCTCATTAGCAGCAGCGCTATCTATCGTGGTAATCGCTGGCTGTTCCAGCACCGGCGGAACCCAGGACGGTGACTCGTACGGTAGCCAGGATGGCAGTACTACCGGTTCCAGCACCTCTGGTACAGGTACGGGAAGTCAATATGGTTCTTCCTCAGGCTCTGGTTCTAGCTCAGGCCAGCAGGCTGATTCGCGTATTCCAGAAGTACGCACTATCTATTTCGATTACGACCGAGATACGATCAAGAGCGAATATGAGTCTGTCGTAATGTCGCATGCACGTTACTTGCGTGCCAACCCGAGCGCTCAGGTAGTTCTGCATGGGCATACGGATGAGCGCGGCACTCGTGAATACAACATGGCGTTGGGTGAGCGTCGTGCTAATGCTGTAGAGCGCTTCCTGAATATTCAGGGTGTGTCTCCTTCACAAATGAGCGTTGTCAGCTATGGTGAAGAGCGCCCGGCCGTTAATGGTCAAGACGAGAGCGCCTACTCGCAGAACCGTCGTGTTGTATTTAACTACTGA